The window TCCCCATCCTAAATACGGCAAAATTGTTGTTAAAACGAAACGATATAAAGCCCACGACGAAAATAACGATTGTCAAGAAGGTGATCGAGTTCGGATTTCTGAAACTCGTCCTTTAAGTAAAACCAAACGCTGGAATGTGGTCGAAATTCTCAGCGATAAAAGCAAAACTGATCTGTAGAGATTTGAAGCTCTCAACTCTCTATAAGGAATCGTCATACCTGAGAGGGAAAAAATAAGACTATGATCCAAGTTCAAACGATTCTTAATGTTGCTGATAATAGCGGTGCACGAAAATTAATGTGTATTCGCGTATTAAAAGGTGGCAACTGTCGTTATGGCGGCATTGGTGATGTGATCATTGCTGTTGTTAAAGATGCTATCCCCAATATGGCGGTCAAAAAATCCGATGTTGTTCGGGCTGTAATTGTTCGGACTCGTCATAGTTTACGCCGGGATAGTGGCATGAGTATTCGGTTTGATGACAATGCGGCTG of the Planktothrix sp. FACHB-1365 genome contains:
- the rpsQ gene encoding 30S ribosomal protein S17: MAVKERVGLVVSNKMDKTVVVAVENRSPHPKYGKIVVKTKRYKAHDENNDCQEGDRVRISETRPLSKTKRWNVVEILSDKSKTDL
- the rplN gene encoding 50S ribosomal protein L14, yielding MIQVQTILNVADNSGARKLMCIRVLKGGNCRYGGIGDVIIAVVKDAIPNMAVKKSDVVRAVIVRTRHSLRRDSGMSIRFDDNAAVIINADGNPRGTRVFGPVARELRDKNFTKIVSLAPEVL